In Longimicrobium sp., a genomic segment contains:
- a CDS encoding type IV pilus twitching motility protein PilT yields MAEAVRSAETPPRPAQREFVLREALDELVRRQGSDLHLKVGRPPMLRVQGELVETSLATLRPEDLRRCSEQTLNPRQREEFAEKKEIDFAIGVSGLGRFRTNIFHQRGTLGMTFRAIPMEVPGLDTLELPEALQQIALLPRGLVLVTGVTGSGKSTTLAAMIRHLNERRAVNIVTVEDPIEFLHRDTKAIISQREVGTDTHSFHDALRHVLRQDPDVIMLGEIRDRPSMETVLKAADTGHLVMSTLHTTDAAQTIGRIISFFPPHQHAEIRGVLSNALRAIVSLRLIPRADGPGRVPAAEVMVNTAAISQLIRTGDDSQSIPELIADGRVQYGMQTFDQSLLELYGRGAISYEWAMHYASNPSEFALRASGVESGEQETWGGPPASPRSDR; encoded by the coding sequence ATGGCCGAAGCGGTCCGCAGCGCGGAAACGCCGCCACGCCCCGCGCAGCGCGAGTTCGTACTTCGCGAGGCGCTGGACGAGCTGGTGCGGCGCCAGGGCTCCGACCTGCACCTCAAGGTCGGCCGCCCGCCCATGCTGCGCGTGCAGGGCGAGCTGGTGGAGACGTCGCTCGCCACGCTACGTCCGGAGGACCTCAGGCGCTGCTCCGAGCAGACGCTCAACCCCCGCCAGCGCGAAGAGTTCGCCGAGAAGAAGGAGATCGACTTCGCCATCGGGGTGAGCGGGCTGGGGCGCTTCCGCACCAACATCTTCCACCAGCGCGGCACGCTGGGGATGACCTTTCGCGCCATCCCCATGGAAGTGCCGGGGCTGGACACGCTGGAGCTGCCGGAGGCGCTGCAGCAGATCGCCCTCCTTCCGCGCGGCCTGGTGCTGGTGACGGGGGTGACGGGGAGCGGAAAGAGCACCACGCTGGCCGCCATGATCCGCCACCTCAACGAGCGGCGCGCGGTCAACATCGTCACCGTGGAGGATCCCATCGAGTTCCTCCACCGGGACACCAAGGCCATCATCAGCCAGCGCGAAGTGGGGACGGACACGCACTCCTTCCACGACGCGCTGCGCCACGTGCTGCGGCAGGACCCGGACGTCATCATGCTCGGCGAGATCCGCGACCGCCCGTCGATGGAGACGGTGCTCAAGGCGGCGGACACCGGGCACCTGGTGATGAGCACGCTGCACACGACCGACGCGGCGCAGACCATCGGCCGCATCATCTCGTTCTTTCCGCCGCACCAGCACGCGGAGATCCGCGGGGTGCTGAGCAACGCCCTGCGCGCCATCGTGTCGCTGCGGCTGATCCCGCGCGCGGACGGGCCCGGGCGCGTCCCCGCCGCCGAGGTGATGGTGAACACCGCCGCCATCTCGCAGCTCATCCGCACGGGCGACGATTCGCAGAGCATCCCGGAGCTGATCGCGGACGGCCGCGTGCAGTACGGGATGCAGACGTTCGACCAGAGCCTGCTCGAGCTGTACGGCCGCGGCGCCATCTCGTACGAGTGGGCGATGCACTACGCGTCGAACCCCTCGGAGTTCGCGCTGCGCGCTTCCGGAGTGGAGAGCGGCGAGCAGGAGACCTGGGGTGGGCCGCCGGCCTCCCCCCGTTCCGACCGATAA